A genomic window from Candidatus Kouleothrix ribensis includes:
- a CDS encoding response regulator encodes MATVLIAEDDAMNREILARRLAHAGFTTVLAANGAEALDLAVATLPDVIVMDMRMPVLDGLTATRRLKALPATRHIPIIVLTANAFIDDREAAQAAGCDDFETKPIDFRRLIAKLERLANP; translated from the coding sequence ATGGCAACAGTTCTCATTGCAGAAGACGATGCAATGAATCGAGAGATCCTGGCCCGCCGGCTGGCGCATGCAGGCTTTACGACTGTGTTGGCGGCGAATGGCGCCGAGGCGCTCGATCTCGCGGTTGCTACGCTGCCCGATGTGATCGTTATGGATATGCGTATGCCTGTGCTGGATGGGCTCACTGCCACGCGCCGGCTCAAGGCGCTGCCGGCCACTCGCCACATCCCGATCATCGTGCTGACGGCCAATGCTTTTATCGATGATCGCGAGGCCGCGCAGGCAGCCGGGTGCGACGACTTCGAGACCAAGCCGATCGATTTTCGGCGCCTGATCGCCAAGCTCGAGCGCCTGGCCAACCCCTAG
- the hisN gene encoding histidinol-phosphatase: MASESLSDLREFAADLAWQAGKLTLRYFQTDVATELKADTSPVTIADRQAERLLRELIEARYPDHSILGEEEGETRPGAAFRWILDPIDGTKTFVRGVPFYAVLVGLECEGQPVVGAVNIPATGELLHAARGAGCSWNGRRARVSTVPQLSEALLVCTDAESMARHGRAATYRRMAAATKLQRTWGDAYGYVLLATGRAEVMLDPIVAVWDCAALLPVVTEAGGTLTDWRGTPTIHSGEAIGTNGLVFDQLLALVGERE; this comes from the coding sequence ATGGCTTCCGAATCGCTGAGCGACCTGCGCGAGTTTGCAGCCGACCTGGCCTGGCAGGCCGGTAAGCTGACGCTGCGCTATTTCCAGACTGACGTGGCCACCGAGCTCAAGGCCGACACCTCGCCCGTGACGATCGCCGACCGGCAAGCCGAGCGCCTGCTGCGCGAGCTGATCGAGGCCCGCTACCCAGATCACAGCATCCTCGGCGAAGAGGAGGGCGAAACGCGCCCCGGCGCAGCCTTTCGCTGGATTCTCGACCCGATCGACGGCACCAAGACCTTCGTGCGTGGCGTGCCGTTCTATGCCGTGCTGGTCGGGCTCGAGTGCGAGGGCCAGCCGGTTGTCGGTGCGGTCAATATCCCGGCCACCGGCGAGCTGCTGCACGCCGCCAGGGGCGCGGGCTGCAGCTGGAACGGGCGGCGCGCCCGTGTGTCGACGGTGCCGCAGCTGAGCGAGGCGCTGCTGGTATGCACCGATGCCGAGAGCATGGCCCGGCACGGGCGCGCCGCCACCTACCGCCGCATGGCCGCCGCCACCAAGCTGCAGCGCACCTGGGGCGATGCCTATGGCTATGTGCTGCTTGCCACCGGCCGCGCCGAGGTGATGCTCGACCCGATCGTCGCAGTGTGGGATTGCGCCGCGCTGCTGCCGGTGGTGACCGAGGCCGGCGGCACGCTGACCGACTGGCGCGGCACGCCGACCATCCACAGTGGCGAGGCGATCGGCACCAACGGCCTGGTGTTCGATCAGCTGCTGGCGCTGGTTGGCGAGCGCGAGTAG
- the hisC gene encoding histidinol-phosphate transaminase yields the protein MPRIERLLRPDIAALEPYTPVAPIEVLAQQLGLPVERIIKLDANESPYGPSPRAAAALAALGGGAHSPAAGQLLEPLALAIYPDPNHTFLRERLSSYTGQPATRIMCSSGSGELIDLLMRAFIQPGDVIIDCPPTFGMYAFDGGIHGARVVNVPRDHAFNIDVDALAGAIEHYHAKLLFVTLPNNPTGNLTPRAAIERLLELPVMVVVDEAYGEFAGTSVADLVGHYPNLAVLRTFSKWAGLAGLRIGYGLFHDDLITHLWKIKQPYNINVAAQAAALASLEDVEYLMQKVREVVAERERLFTHLGALPELQIYPSRANFLLCRLLGTDALKLQGDLMRRGILVRHFNKPGLADCIRFSIGTPAQNDVLLATLAELVSAPGLVVGR from the coding sequence ATGCCCCGAATTGAACGTTTGCTGCGCCCCGACATCGCTGCGCTCGAGCCGTATACGCCCGTGGCGCCGATCGAGGTGCTGGCCCAGCAGCTCGGCCTGCCAGTCGAGCGGATCATCAAGCTTGATGCCAACGAGAGCCCGTATGGCCCATCACCACGTGCGGCGGCCGCACTGGCCGCGCTGGGCGGCGGCGCGCATAGCCCGGCCGCCGGCCAGCTGCTCGAGCCACTTGCACTGGCGATCTACCCCGACCCGAACCACACCTTTCTGCGCGAGCGCCTGAGCAGCTACACCGGCCAGCCGGCCACGCGGATCATGTGCTCGTCGGGCTCGGGCGAGCTGATCGACCTGCTGATGCGCGCGTTCATCCAGCCGGGCGATGTGATCATCGACTGCCCGCCGACCTTTGGGATGTATGCATTCGACGGCGGCATCCACGGCGCACGGGTGGTCAACGTGCCGCGCGACCACGCATTCAATATCGATGTCGACGCGCTGGCCGGCGCGATCGAGCATTACCACGCCAAGCTGCTGTTCGTAACGCTGCCGAATAACCCGACTGGCAACCTCACGCCGCGCGCCGCGATCGAGCGGCTGCTCGAGCTGCCGGTGATGGTGGTGGTCGACGAGGCCTATGGCGAGTTCGCCGGCACCAGCGTGGCCGATCTGGTCGGCCATTACCCCAACCTGGCCGTGCTGCGCACCTTCAGCAAGTGGGCCGGCCTGGCCGGCCTGCGGATTGGCTACGGCCTGTTCCACGACGACCTGATTACCCATTTGTGGAAGATCAAGCAGCCCTACAACATCAACGTAGCTGCCCAGGCCGCTGCGCTGGCCTCGCTCGAGGATGTCGAGTACCTCATGCAGAAGGTGCGCGAGGTGGTGGCCGAGCGCGAGCGGTTATTCACACACCTGGGCGCCCTGCCCGAGCTGCAGATCTACCCCAGCCGGGCGAACTTTCTGCTCTGCCGCCTGCTCGGCACCGATGCGCTCAAACTGCAGGGCGACCTGATGCGCCGCGGCATTCTGGTGCGCCATTTCAATAAGCCTGGCCTGGCCGACTGCATCCGCTTCAGTATTGGCACGCCCGCGCAGAATGATGTGCTGCTGGCCACGCTGGCCGAGCTAGTAAGCGCACCGGGCCTGGTGGTTGGGCGTTAA
- a CDS encoding HAD-IC family P-type ATPase, producing the protein MTLTTVTLARPLVLPQSADCDCCAGHLLEALRARSGVAAAQLDGAQIVLQVDAEVVPAGAAEQLAREAGLRITQRYDHPVFAVEGMDCADCARTFEHALARLTGVHYAIVNFAAARLRLEYDRELTSVDAIVGLARSLGYALRPPQALGTLACSVDGMCCAVEAGVLEQALRRMPGVQQVAADPALARLSVGYDPRLLAADQIVAQVEQLGFRVAQADTPAHPHATPGRTARRAWPGEFVRSHPKNALTIVCGALIVAAWLAGLLGAPAAVATSLYVLATLTGGALVARSGWAVLRATHTLDINLLMTIAATGALLIGEYAEGAAVVFLFALGNALEGYTMDRARRSIRALMQLAPETARVLKPRAATSGQTEHPAGSDAVADRLAAPSAPEYDEVETPIAQVAVGAVIVIRPGERVPLDAQVLAGTSAVNQAPITGESMPAEKAAGAELYAGSINGEGALEARVTRPANDSTLARIIDLVETAQAQKSRTQRLIDRFATAYTPAVIGLALLVALLPPLLAGGAWALWFYRALVLLVIACPCALVISTPVSIVSAISAAARAGVLFKGGAALEAAGGLRAIAFDKTGTLTSGRPLVTDVIVPGEPAPAGAAAISRRADQPGQADDHSLSRNLPGALTSQQERVLQVAAAVERQSTHPLARAIVAAAEAYGLAIPAATEARMAGGRGVLALIDGRPALVGNRALFEGQPIPAGLDANYAELEQAGRTAMLVSYDGAFLGVLAVADQPRRESRATVAALRQLGLAHVAVLTGDAAPVAAQVGAAVAADEVRAGLLPEQKLVAIGELLGRYGSVAMVGDGINDAPALARATVGIAMGAAGSDAALETADVALMADDLGKLPFAIGLSRAARRLIIQNIAFALVVKAVFLVATLLGAATLWMAVFADTGAALIVIANGMRLLRYQPGR; encoded by the coding sequence ATGACACTCACCACAGTGACGCTGGCACGGCCGCTGGTACTGCCGCAGAGTGCCGACTGCGACTGCTGTGCCGGCCACCTGCTCGAGGCTCTACGCGCACGCAGTGGGGTGGCGGCGGCCCAGCTCGACGGCGCGCAGATTGTGTTGCAGGTCGATGCCGAGGTAGTGCCAGCGGGCGCGGCCGAGCAGCTGGCGCGTGAGGCCGGCCTGCGCATCACCCAGCGCTACGACCACCCGGTGTTCGCGGTTGAAGGGATGGACTGCGCCGACTGCGCGCGCACCTTCGAGCATGCGCTTGCGCGGCTCACCGGCGTGCATTATGCGATCGTCAATTTCGCGGCCGCGCGCCTGCGCCTCGAGTACGACCGCGAGCTGACTTCGGTCGATGCGATTGTGGGCCTGGCCCGCAGCCTGGGCTACGCGCTGCGTCCGCCACAGGCGCTTGGCACGCTCGCCTGCAGCGTCGACGGTATGTGCTGTGCGGTCGAGGCCGGCGTGCTCGAGCAGGCGCTGCGCCGAATGCCCGGCGTGCAGCAGGTGGCGGCCGACCCGGCGCTGGCGCGATTGTCGGTAGGCTACGACCCACGCCTGCTTGCGGCAGACCAGATCGTCGCGCAGGTCGAGCAGCTTGGCTTTCGGGTTGCGCAGGCCGACACGCCAGCCCACCCCCATGCCACGCCCGGCCGCACCGCGCGCCGCGCATGGCCAGGCGAGTTCGTTCGTTCGCACCCGAAAAACGCGCTCACGATCGTGTGTGGCGCGCTGATTGTCGCTGCCTGGCTGGCAGGGCTGCTCGGCGCGCCGGCCGCCGTCGCTACCAGCCTGTACGTGCTGGCGACACTGACCGGCGGCGCGCTGGTAGCGCGTAGCGGCTGGGCCGTGCTGCGCGCCACGCATACGCTCGATATCAATCTGCTGATGACGATCGCCGCTACCGGCGCGCTGCTTATTGGCGAGTATGCCGAGGGCGCTGCGGTGGTGTTTCTGTTTGCGCTTGGTAATGCGCTCGAAGGCTACACCATGGATCGCGCGCGCCGCTCGATCCGCGCGCTGATGCAGCTGGCGCCGGAAACCGCGCGCGTGCTCAAGCCCAGAGCGGCGACAAGCGGGCAAACAGAGCATCCGGCCGGCAGTGACGCCGTGGCTGATCGGCTGGCTGCCCCCTCAGCGCCTGAGTACGACGAGGTAGAAACCCCCATTGCGCAAGTCGCGGTTGGCGCGGTGATCGTGATCCGGCCGGGCGAGCGCGTGCCGCTCGACGCGCAGGTGCTGGCCGGCACCAGCGCGGTCAACCAGGCGCCGATCACCGGCGAGAGCATGCCGGCCGAGAAGGCCGCTGGCGCTGAATTGTACGCCGGCAGTATCAACGGCGAGGGCGCGCTCGAGGCCCGCGTGACGCGGCCGGCCAACGACTCGACCCTGGCGCGGATCATCGACCTGGTCGAAACGGCGCAGGCGCAGAAATCGCGTACGCAGCGCCTGATCGACCGCTTTGCCACGGCGTATACGCCGGCAGTGATCGGCCTGGCGCTGCTGGTGGCGCTGCTGCCGCCGCTGCTGGCCGGTGGCGCATGGGCGCTGTGGTTCTACCGCGCACTGGTGCTGCTGGTGATCGCCTGCCCATGCGCGCTGGTGATCTCGACGCCGGTGAGCATTGTGAGCGCGATCAGCGCAGCGGCGCGCGCGGGCGTGCTGTTCAAGGGTGGTGCGGCGCTCGAGGCAGCCGGCGGCCTGCGTGCGATTGCCTTCGATAAAACCGGCACGCTCACCAGCGGCCGGCCGCTGGTCACCGACGTGATCGTGCCTGGCGAGCCGGCGCCAGCCGGGGCGGCCGCGATCAGCCGCCGCGCAGATCAGCCGGGCCAGGCTGACGACCACAGCTTGTCGCGCAATCTGCCTGGCGCGTTGACTAGCCAGCAGGAGCGTGTGTTGCAGGTAGCAGCGGCTGTCGAGCGGCAGTCGACTCACCCGCTGGCGCGCGCGATCGTGGCAGCCGCCGAGGCGTATGGCCTCGCGATCCCGGCGGCGACTGAGGCGCGCATGGCCGGCGGGCGCGGCGTGCTGGCGCTGATCGATGGCCGGCCGGCGCTGGTGGGCAACCGGGCGCTGTTCGAGGGCCAGCCGATCCCGGCCGGACTCGACGCCAACTACGCCGAGCTAGAGCAGGCCGGCCGCACGGCGATGCTGGTGAGCTACGACGGCGCGTTTCTGGGCGTGCTGGCCGTCGCCGACCAGCCGCGCCGCGAGAGCCGCGCGACGGTTGCGGCGCTCAGGCAGTTAGGCCTGGCCCATGTGGCAGTGCTCACTGGCGACGCTGCGCCGGTCGCTGCGCAGGTTGGCGCCGCAGTCGCGGCCGACGAGGTGCGCGCCGGGCTGCTGCCCGAGCAGAAGCTGGTTGCGATTGGCGAGCTGCTCGGCCGCTATGGCAGTGTCGCGATGGTTGGCGACGGCATCAACGACGCGCCGGCGCTGGCGCGCGCCACCGTCGGCATTGCCATGGGCGCCGCCGGCAGCGACGCCGCGCTCGAGACCGCCGACGTAGCGCTGATGGCCGACGACCTGGGCAAGCTGCCGTTCGCGATTGGCCTGAGCCGGGCCGCGCGCCGCCTGATCATCCAGAACATCGCCTTCGCGCTGGTGGTCAAGGCGGTGTTTCTGGTGGCTACGCTGCTGGGCGCCGCCACGCTGTGGATGGCGGTGTTCGCCGACACAGGCGCTGCGCTGATCGTGATCGCCAATGGCATGCGGCTGCTACGCTACCAGCCTGGGCGCTAG
- a CDS encoding metal-binding protein — translation MPGARTHDLITVATGIALAPIAYSSNLALGLGAEQALRHSALLVGAHLLSGIMFSPDLDLDGAIDNRWGIFYWIWRPYMWVVPHRSRWLSHGLVLPPLLRLLYFYWVTIGLLISVAWLAGRAGLVLPTFHDRVSDAVFGVVTNYPRETWSFLLGFITGSAAHSIADWLVTGGKRYIRRLGFEVRFDDPGHDHWQRYHRRRARH, via the coding sequence ATGCCGGGCGCGCGCACCCACGATCTCATTACGGTTGCCACCGGCATAGCCCTGGCGCCGATCGCCTACTCGTCGAACCTTGCGCTCGGGCTAGGCGCCGAGCAGGCCCTGCGCCACAGCGCGCTGCTGGTGGGCGCGCACCTGCTCTCGGGGATCATGTTCTCGCCCGACCTCGATCTCGACGGCGCGATCGATAATCGCTGGGGTATCTTCTACTGGATCTGGCGGCCGTACATGTGGGTGGTGCCGCACCGCAGCCGCTGGCTCAGCCATGGCCTGGTGCTGCCGCCGCTACTGCGGCTGCTGTACTTCTACTGGGTGACGATCGGCCTGCTGATTAGCGTGGCCTGGCTGGCGGGGCGCGCCGGCCTGGTGCTGCCCACCTTCCACGATCGCGTCAGCGATGCCGTGTTTGGCGTGGTCACCAATTACCCGCGCGAGACGTGGTCGTTCCTGCTGGGGTTTATCACCGGCAGCGCAGCCCACTCGATCGCCGACTGGCTGGTGACTGGCGGCAAGCGCTACATTCGCCGGCTGGGCTTCGAGGTGCGCTTCGACGACCCTGGCCACGATCATTGGCAGCGCTACCACCGCCGCCGTGCGCGCCACTAA
- a CDS encoding helix-turn-helix transcriptional regulator: protein MHLPIQRIIFSGATVQAGIFRCLPACPLFHDSGPIKRHLVVFPRTSVSITHAGSTPIVADPNVVMFYNRGQRYRRGRLSERGDLCDWYAFEPAIIAEALAPFDPAVAERPQEPFALTHGPSDAAVYMQQRRILQDLLGGSAPDSLYVEEALLHVLGQIVARAYRTRGQPAGPAASAAGAVGALVYDLKSLLALRFTSQLSLQQAASALHCSPFHLCRIFRRTTGSTIHAYLNQLRLRSALELVAQSSTDLTTLGIELGFSSHSHFTREFRRAFGVVPSAFRRTASARRVRELSKIMIA from the coding sequence ATGCACCTGCCGATCCAGCGGATCATCTTTAGCGGAGCGACCGTGCAGGCCGGCATATTTCGCTGCTTGCCGGCCTGCCCGCTGTTTCACGACAGCGGGCCGATCAAGCGCCACCTGGTGGTATTTCCGCGCACGAGCGTGAGCATTACCCACGCCGGCAGCACGCCGATCGTCGCCGACCCGAACGTGGTGATGTTCTACAATCGCGGCCAGCGCTACCGGCGTGGCCGGCTCTCCGAGCGCGGCGACCTGTGCGACTGGTACGCCTTCGAGCCGGCGATCATCGCCGAGGCGCTGGCGCCGTTCGACCCGGCGGTGGCCGAGCGCCCGCAGGAGCCGTTCGCGCTGACGCACGGCCCTAGTGATGCGGCGGTGTATATGCAGCAGCGCCGCATCCTGCAGGATCTGCTTGGCGGCTCGGCGCCCGACTCACTCTATGTCGAAGAGGCGCTGCTGCACGTGCTGGGCCAGATTGTCGCGCGGGCCTATCGCACGCGGGGCCAGCCGGCCGGCCCGGCCGCCAGCGCAGCTGGGGCGGTGGGCGCGCTGGTGTACGATCTGAAGAGCCTGCTGGCGCTCCGCTTTACCAGCCAGCTCTCGCTGCAGCAGGCGGCAAGCGCGCTGCACTGCTCACCGTTCCACCTATGCCGAATCTTCCGGCGCACAACCGGCTCGACGATCCACGCCTACCTGAACCAGCTGAGGCTGCGCTCTGCGCTTGAGCTTGTCGCGCAGAGCAGCACCGACCTGACCACACTTGGCATCGAGCTGGGCTTTTCGAGCCACAGCCACTTCACACGCGAGTTTCGCCGCGCATTTGGCGTAGTGCCGTCGGCATTTCGCCGCACGGCGTCGGCCCGGCGTGTGCGCGAACTGAGCAAGATTATGATAGCCTGA
- a CDS encoding FG-GAP repeat protein, which yields MRRRRHWLRGTLCGVVIAGSISGAALAAGPFGEPDALALHTFDGEQAGDGFGWEAENIGDITGDGVNEFITAAPFGSPNGLRSGKAYIFSGAGGPPLHTLTGNAFDQYGYAVSRAGDANRDGVPDYIVGGPGSRNAPVPFAGRAAIYSGADHTLIHELHGPVGVRFGADATGAGDLNGDGYDDVIVGAPFASFGAAGGGSLYSYSGADGTLLWRHDGTSLGGQLGLAVGSLGDINADGVPDVVVGAPYAGPKSRGEAFALSGVDGTIIHTLRPAGLPGSNQQTFGWFFASGPGDVDRDGVPDIFIGDWNARRGGVDGTGRAYVFSGKTGKRLFLLNAERPGDGFGVGRGIGDIDGDGHADLIIAAYTSSAGAPFGGKAYIVSGRRHRVLRTITGTLPGDLLGVDALAIGDVNGDRLTDFLLTTGNGAIEHVYVVAGVPVRPGAAPAAALDDVPPADVGALGTPASQPPARVADRPVVR from the coding sequence ATGCGACGCAGACGGCACTGGTTACGTGGCACGCTGTGCGGGGTGGTGATCGCGGGTAGCATATCGGGCGCGGCCCTGGCGGCCGGCCCATTCGGCGAGCCCGACGCGCTGGCGCTGCACACCTTCGACGGCGAGCAGGCCGGCGATGGCTTTGGCTGGGAGGCCGAGAATATTGGCGATATTACCGGCGACGGAGTGAACGAATTTATTACCGCTGCCCCGTTTGGCTCGCCGAACGGCCTGCGCTCGGGCAAGGCCTATATCTTTTCGGGCGCGGGCGGGCCGCCGCTGCACACGCTTACCGGCAACGCGTTCGACCAGTACGGCTACGCTGTGTCGCGGGCCGGCGACGCCAACCGCGACGGTGTGCCCGACTATATTGTGGGCGGGCCGGGCAGCCGTAACGCGCCGGTGCCGTTCGCCGGGCGCGCCGCGATCTACTCTGGCGCCGACCACACCCTGATCCACGAGCTGCATGGGCCGGTGGGCGTGCGCTTCGGCGCCGACGCCACCGGGGCCGGCGACCTGAACGGCGACGGCTACGACGATGTGATCGTCGGGGCACCGTTCGCGAGCTTCGGGGCGGCCGGCGGCGGTAGCCTGTATTCCTACTCGGGCGCCGACGGCACGCTGCTCTGGCGCCACGACGGCACCTCGCTGGGTGGGCAGCTTGGCCTGGCGGTCGGCAGCCTGGGCGACATCAACGCCGATGGCGTGCCCGATGTGGTGGTGGGCGCGCCGTACGCCGGCCCTAAGAGCCGGGGCGAGGCCTTCGCGCTCTCGGGCGTCGATGGCACGATCATCCACACGCTGCGGCCGGCCGGCCTGCCTGGCTCGAATCAGCAGACCTTCGGCTGGTTCTTTGCCTCAGGCCCAGGCGATGTCGACCGCGACGGCGTGCCCGATATCTTCATCGGCGACTGGAATGCCCGCCGCGGCGGTGTCGACGGCACCGGGCGCGCGTATGTGTTCTCGGGCAAGACGGGCAAGCGCCTGTTTCTGCTGAACGCCGAGCGGCCCGGCGACGGCTTCGGCGTCGGCCGCGGCATCGGCGACATCGACGGCGACGGCCATGCCGACCTGATCATCGCCGCCTATACCTCGAGCGCGGGCGCCCCGTTCGGCGGCAAGGCCTATATCGTCTCGGGCCGGCGCCACCGCGTGCTGCGCACGATCACCGGCACGCTGCCCGGCGACCTGCTAGGCGTCGATGCGCTCGCGATCGGCGACGTTAACGGCGACCGGCTGACTGACTTCCTGCTGACCACCGGCAATGGCGCGATCGAGCACGTGTATGTGGTCGCCGGGGTGCCGGTGCGGCCTGGCGCGGCGCCGGCCGCAGCGCTGGACGACGTGCCGCCCGCCGATGTGGGGGCGCTCGGCACGCCGGCCAGCCAGCCGCCCGCGCGAGTTGCTGATCGGCCGGTCGTGCGGTAG
- a CDS encoding putative DNA binding domain-containing protein: MAPYTHNLAELLAQPEGQQLAFVRRGFRTDELAETLAALANAQGGTVLVGLSGRTRKVEGLADAEAAQLAALDAALACTPALVLPLPEPAEHAGATLLVLVVPAGLPHVYSVHGKYLRREGAANQPITPQALRKLLLERGETSWERLAPAGAALADLDQARLAAYVRRVGAAAESDPLGFLFRRGCLARAPGGQPGDYVPTNAGLLLFGTHVERFFPQCEVTLVRYRGREMSDEFLREDIRDTLAETVRRAELWLSEHMRRGSRMIGLERQDWAQFPQGAVREALVNAVAHRDYTIRGEGIRIALFGDRMECYSPGRLPGHMTVQNIADERFSRNETLVQILSDFGLIERLGYGIDRMLRQMAAAGLPPPEFRETAAGFLVTLRGHGGDDRTDAAAVDTREWRRMGLNERQIAALVRLAEQRRISNSDLQELAPDVSPETLRRDLADLVERGLLLKIGEKRGAYYILK, from the coding sequence ATGGCGCCATATACCCACAACCTGGCCGAACTGCTCGCCCAGCCTGAAGGCCAGCAGCTGGCGTTTGTGCGGCGCGGCTTCCGCACCGACGAGCTGGCCGAGACATTGGCGGCGCTGGCGAATGCCCAGGGTGGCACGGTGCTGGTGGGCCTGAGCGGGCGCACCCGCAAAGTTGAAGGGCTGGCCGATGCCGAGGCCGCACAGCTGGCCGCGCTCGATGCGGCGCTGGCCTGCACGCCCGCGCTGGTGCTGCCGCTGCCCGAGCCGGCCGAGCACGCCGGCGCAACCCTGCTGGTGCTGGTGGTGCCGGCCGGCCTGCCGCACGTGTATAGCGTGCATGGCAAGTACCTGCGCCGTGAGGGTGCGGCCAACCAGCCGATCACACCGCAGGCGCTGCGCAAGCTCCTGCTCGAGCGCGGCGAAACCAGCTGGGAGCGGCTGGCGCCGGCCGGCGCCGCGCTCGCCGACCTCGACCAGGCCCGGCTGGCCGCGTATGTGCGCCGTGTCGGCGCCGCCGCCGAGAGCGACCCGCTGGGCTTTCTGTTCAGGCGCGGATGCCTGGCGCGGGCGCCCGGCGGCCAGCCCGGCGACTACGTTCCAACCAACGCCGGCCTGCTGCTGTTCGGCACCCATGTCGAGCGCTTCTTCCCACAGTGCGAGGTGACACTGGTGCGCTATCGCGGCCGCGAGATGAGCGACGAGTTCCTGCGCGAAGACATCCGCGATACGCTGGCCGAGACGGTGCGCCGGGCCGAGCTGTGGCTCTCGGAGCATATGCGCCGCGGCAGCCGCATGATCGGGCTTGAGCGCCAGGATTGGGCACAGTTCCCACAGGGCGCCGTGCGCGAGGCGCTGGTGAATGCCGTGGCACACCGCGACTACACCATTCGCGGCGAGGGCATTCGCATCGCGCTATTCGGCGACCGCATGGAGTGCTATTCGCCCGGCCGCCTGCCCGGCCATATGACTGTGCAGAATATCGCCGACGAGCGCTTCTCGCGCAACGAAACCCTGGTGCAAATCCTATCCGACTTCGGCCTGATCGAGCGGCTGGGCTACGGCATCGACCGCATGCTGCGCCAGATGGCCGCCGCCGGCCTGCCACCGCCCGAGTTCCGCGAGACGGCGGCGGGCTTTCTGGTGACGCTGCGCGGCCATGGCGGCGACGACCGCACCGACGCAGCGGCGGTCGATACGCGCGAGTGGCGGCGCATGGGCCTGAACGAGCGCCAGATCGCCGCGCTGGTGCGGCTGGCCGAGCAGCGCCGGATCAGCAACAGCGACCTGCAAGAGCTTGCGCCCGATGTCTCGCCCGAGACACTGCGCCGCGACCTGGCCGACCTGGTCGAGCGCGGGCTGCTGCTGAAGATCGGCGAGAAGCGCGGGGCCTACTATATTCTGAAATAG